A part of Ziziphus jujuba cultivar Dongzao chromosome 8, ASM3175591v1 genomic DNA contains:
- the LOC132804911 gene encoding enoyl-CoA delta isomerase 1, peroxisomal-like — translation MCSLEKKGNIFVLTLTGSGEHRLNPTLVDSIRSALRQIRAQSSSSSVLITTAQGKFFSNGYDLKWAQSSHSRLHLMDAKFRSIVADLISLPMPTIAAVTGHASGAGFILALSHDYVLMKRHRGFLYMSELDNQLVISAWFMALIKCKIGAPTSRRDVVLRADKVTADEAVKRRIIDSAYDSAEQTVEAAVGLGKKLVGRKWKGDVYAQIRMEVLSDVLDEIHIGNTGSKL, via the coding sequence atgtgtTCCTTGGAGAAGAAAGGCAACATCTTCGTTCTAACCCTAACCGGGTCGGGTGAACACAGGCTGAACCCGACCCTTGTCGATTCAATCCGATCCGCTCTACGCCAAATCCGAGCtcagtcttcttcttcttcggtcCTAATCACAACGGCTCAAGGCAAGTTTTTTTCCAACGGCTACGATCTCAAGTGGGCCCAGTCTTCCCATTCTCGTTTGCATCTCATGGACGCCAAATTTAGGTCGATCGTAGCCGATCTCATCTCCCTCCCAATGCCGACTATCGCCGCCGTCACCGGCCACGCCTCCGGCGCCGGTTTCATCCTAGCTCTCAGCCACGACTACGTCCTCATGAAAAGGCATAGGGGTTTCCTCTACATGAGCGAGCTCGATAATCAGCTTGTTATTTCGGCTTGGTTTATGGCTCTCATCAAGTGCAAAATCGGCGCGCCGACGAGCCGCAGAGATGTGGTGCTGAGAGCCGATAAGGTGACGGCTGATGAAGCCGTGAAGAGGAGGATTATCGACTCGGCGTATGATAGCGCGGAGCAGACGGTTGAAGCTGCCGTTGGATTGGGGAAGAAATTGGTTGGGAGGAAGTGGAAAGGTGACGTGTACGCTCAGATTCGAATGGAAGTCTTGTCGGATGTACTCGATGAGATTCATATCGGCAACACTGGATCAAAGCTCTAA
- the LOC132805138 gene encoding enoyl-CoA delta isomerase 1, peroxisomal-like, giving the protein MCSLEKKGNIFILTLTGSGEHRLNPTLLDSIRSALRQVRAQSSSSSVLITTAQGKFFSNGYDLELVKSSPSSPHIMDAKLRSIVADLISLPMPTIAAVTGHASAAGFILALSHDYVLMRRDRGFLYMSELDIDLVIPAWFTALIKCKIGASMSRRDVVLRADKVTADEAVKKGIIDSAYDSAEQTVEAAVGVGKNLVGRKWNGDVYAQIRMEVLSDVLDAIRVGSTGSKL; this is encoded by the coding sequence atgtgttccTTGGAGAAGAAAGGCAACATCTTCATCCTAACCCTAACCGGGTCGGGTGAGCACAGGCTCAACCCGACGCTTCTCGATTCAATTCGATCAGCTCTACGCCAAGTCCGAGCTCAGTCTTCTTCATCTTCGGTCCTAATCACAACCGCTCAAGGCAAGTTCTTCTCCAATGGCTACGATCTCGAACTGGTCAAGTCCTCCCCATCTAGTCCCCATATCATGGATGCCAAACTGAGGTCGATCGTAGCCGATCTCATCTCCCTCCCGATGCCGACCATCGCGGCCGTCACCGGCCACGCCTCTGCCGCCGGCTTCATCCTAGCTCTCAGCCACGATTATGTCCTCATGAGGCGGGATAGGGGTTTCCTCTACATGAGCGAGCTCGATATTGATCTTGTTATTCCGGCTTGGTTTACGGCTTTGATCAAGTGCAAAATCGGCGCGTCGATGAGCCGCCGAGATGTGGTGTTGAGAGCCGATAAGGTGACGGCTGATGAAGCCGTGAAGAAAGGGATTATCGATTCGGCGTATGATAGCGCGGAGCAAACGGTTGAAGCTGCCGTTGGAGTGGGGAAGAATTTGGTTGGGAGAAAGTGGAACGGTGACGTGTACGCTCAGATTCGAATGGAAGTCTTGTCGGATGTACTGGATGCGATTCGTGTCGGCAGCACTGGGTCAAAGCTGTAA
- the LOC132805013 gene encoding enoyl-CoA delta isomerase 1, peroxisomal-like translates to MCSLEKRGNIFILTLTGSGEHRLNPTLLDEIQWAISQVRSQSSTSSVLITTAHGKFFSNGYDLPWAHQSSSQFLFRMILMDSKLRSVVADLISLPVPTIAAVSGHASAAGFIFALSHDYVLMKRDRGFLYMSELDLKLKLSIPAWFMALIRCKIGPPMSRRDVVLRADKVTADEAVKKGIIDSAYDSAEETLEAAVDLAEKLVARKWNGDVYAEIRMDLLSDVLDEIRLSFTGSRL, encoded by the coding sequence atgtgctCGTTAGAGAAGCGAGGAAATATCTTCATCCTAACCCTGACTGGGTCGGGCGAGCACAGGCTGAACCCGACCCTTCTCGATGAAATCCAATGGGCCATAAGCCAAGTCCGATCTCAGTCTTCCACATCTTCGGTCCTCATCACCACCGCACATGGCAAATTCTTCTCCAACGGCTACGATCTCCCCTGGGCCCACCAATCCTCCTCCCAATTTCTCTTCCGTATGATTCTCATGGACTCCAAACTCAGATCCGTCGTCGCCGACCTCATCTCCCTCCCCGTTCCGACCATTGCCGCCGTCTCCGGCCACGCCTCAGCCGCCGGATTCATCTTCGCTCTGAGCCATGACTACGTTCTCATGAAAAGGGACAGAGGCTTTCTCTACATGAGCGAGCTCGATCTGAAGCTTAAGCTTTCTATTCCGGCTTGGTTTATGGCTCTGATTAGGTGTAAGATCGGACCACCGATGAGCCGCCGCGATGTGGTGCTGAGAGCTGATAAGGTCACGGCTGATGAGGCTGTGAAGAAGGGGATTATTGACTCGGCGTATGATAGTGCAGAGGAGACGCTTGAGGCTGCCGTTGACCTGGCTGAGAAATTGGTCGCGAGGAAGTGGAATGGTGACGTGTACGCTGAGATTCGGATGGATTTGTTGTCGGATGTATTGGATGAGATTAGGCTGAGCTTTACTGGATCACGACTCTAG